The following proteins are encoded in a genomic region of Brachypodium distachyon strain Bd21 chromosome 1, Brachypodium_distachyon_v3.0, whole genome shotgun sequence:
- the LOC100838553 gene encoding uncharacterized protein LOC100838553: MVPPRRVPPVALTCKMSWFLWLSRVRRRRAKNQNTRARKRNTRAAAAVTLEEIRALPPSATRPSYPRVLLQGARSIKEAQPWNCVMCGYVNELTPHLLYNLPAFQCTGCGADPREGDTDFGFSFADLDFNNVCPIGHVKQQKPGECIANALVSSVEINNRIMMTILEQPPIKKGPILDIEDLNFKYKKKWREEGKPEMKDYNGHSFLTMIRVFQTDGVKEMVVTHEDTTKLHKISDWDWINGDDFVAISSALADGYPLVFGFLVGEKVAYLEPGEIYMPPPEDSVSDDGERKPERHFAVLVGAHQEKKVKFFYFLNCWDEEFCKRSNNEGDGIRGGVGAISADGLCFGPVQIFRFNERKTQEVQQQ, encoded by the exons ATGGTTCCTCCTAGGAGGGTACCTCCTGTTGCTTTAACTTGCAAGATGTCCTGGTTTCTTTGGCTATCGAGAGTGCGGCGCAGGAGGGCGAAGAATCAGAACACGAGGGCGAGGAAGCGGAAcacgagggcggcggcggccgtgacGTTGGAGGAGATCCGGGCGCTCCCTCCATCTGCGACGCGACCCTCCTATCCCCGCGTCCTGCTACAAGGGGCCAGAAGCATCAAAGAGGCCCAACCGTGGAACTGTGTCATGTGCGGCTATGTGAACGAGCTCACGCCTCATTTGCTGTACAATCTTCCGGCGTTCCAATGCACGGGATGTGGCGCCGACCCCCGTGAG GGTGACACAGATTTCGGGTTTTCTTTTGCTGACCTTGATTTTAACAATGTTTGCCCTATTGGTCATGTCAAGCAACAGAAACCAG GAGAATGCATTGCAAATGCACTTGTATCCTCCGTGGAAATAAACAATCGTATTATGATGACAATCCTGGAACAGCCTCCAATTAAAAAAGGGCCTATTCTTGACATTGAAGATCTCAATTTCAAGTACAAGAAAAAATGGCGTGAAGAAGGCAAGCCGGAAATGAAAGATTATAATGGTCACTCGTTTCTGACCATGATTCGTGTGTTCCAAACTGATGGTGTGAAGGAAATG GTTGTGACACATGAAGATACCACCAAGTTGCATAAAATTTCTGATTGGGATTGGATTAATGGAGATGACTTTGTTGCTATCAGCTCAGCTCTAGCAGATGGATATCCATTGGTTTTTGGTTTCCTTGTTGGCGAAAAAGTTGCTTACTTAGAGCCTGGTGAAATTTACATGCCACCGCCGGAGGACAGTGTTAGTGATGATGGCGAGAGGAAACCGGAAAGGCATTTTGCCGTTTTGGTCGGAGCtcatcaagaaaagaaagtgaAGTTCTTCTACTTCCTCAATTGTTGGGATGAGGAGTTTTGCAAGAGAAGTAATAATGAAGGGGATGGAATCCGTGGTGGCGTTGGTGCTATAAGTGCTGATGGTTTATGTTTTGGGCCGGTTCAGATTTTCCGATTTAACGAGAG GAAGACGCAGGAGGTCCAACAACAGTAA